Proteins from one Rosa chinensis cultivar Old Blush chromosome 7, RchiOBHm-V2, whole genome shotgun sequence genomic window:
- the LOC112177483 gene encoding uncharacterized protein LOC112177483 produces the protein MSSIDAVTASFATSLALAGNDFVDITKKEGGAQRRATQSYLLAKPLAPKPVLNDLRQLFRRIWVLEAGFRIQQRAEDRFLISFDLRQDRNKVLRGCPWRYQKAPAILHIFDGVSPIHQLPMTDLFFWVRITNVPSDFEERHTIRNIASVAGKFLELDDKLFNATRRIRVRVSHDISKPFHFKKTLKLETNVIAEISFFFENLGSKCDVCHLIFHENGLCPLAAQVAPAPPVEKTPDITCPLLGFANQIVNGTFTFQGVTTPILPPVSRMLFGPKEQIRKPIIILCMCYAPRTLGIAATRS, from the coding sequence ATGTCATCCATTGATGCAGTCACAGCGTCCTTTGCAACCTCTTTGGCCTTGGCCGGCAATGATTTCGTTGACATCACCAAAAAGGAGGGAGGCGCGCAGCGGAGAGCGACACAGTCGTATCTGCTTGCCAAACCTTTGGCACCAAAGCCGGTGCTGAATGACCTCAGGCAACTATTTCGGCGGATATGGGTTCTGGAGGCGGGATTTCGAATCCAACAACGAGCTGAGGATCGTTTTCTCATATCTTTTGATCTCCGACAAGACCGTAACAAGGTGCTGCGAGGCTGTCCATGGCGTTACCAAAAGGCACCGGCAATCCTGCATATCTTTGATGGGGTGTCACCGATTCATCAGCTACCCATGACTGACCTCTTCTTCTGGGTGCGCATCACTAATGTACCGTCGGACTTCGAAGAGCGCCATACGATCAGAAACATCGCATCTGTTGCTGGTAAGtttcttgaacttgatgacaaGCTGTTTAATGCTACTAGAAGAATTAGGGTTCGGGTATCCCATGACATCTCGAAACCTTTTCACTTTAAAAAAACTTTAAAGTTGGAAACAAATGTGATTGCTGAGATCTCGTTCTTCTTTGAGAATTTGGGAAGTAAATGTGATGTTTGTCATTTAATCTTCCATGAGAATGGGCTCTGTCCACTAGCTGCTCAAGTGGCTCCTGCACCACCGGTAGAGAAAACTCCAGACATCACATGCCCTCTGCTAGGCTTTGCAAATCAGATTGTTAATGGCACCTTCACTTTCCAGGGAGTGACGACCCCTATCCTTCCTCCAGTGAGTCGAATGCTATTTGGTCCAAAGGAACAGATACGAAAACCTATTATTATTCTGTGCATGTGCTACGCTCCAAGGACATTGGGGATTGCAGCAACACGGAGCTAA